A window of Benincasa hispida cultivar B227 chromosome 9, ASM972705v1, whole genome shotgun sequence genomic DNA:
ttgagctaccaaagggacctcatggacttgtagtttgaagctccaacggtacatgaatatttaatcatattttttaattaaattattcaccatttgttaactatcgagcactccactaaagactgacagttgcactcttcacaccatagatatatttctgtgtccattggatataatcaatcaacaatacaatgacccttcacaaattgctcgtaagtacagttgggccaaaaataccgttttgtccctgtagttacatctaactccttaagcaccactagtccctctaatgaataatagatcatagtccagctatgactaaacccctctcaggctaggaaagggtgtggcaccatattGTCCAAGCCACATTGTCCAAGCTTCtatgtatagaatatctccgctcacatgtctatataTGAACAATCAGGATcgaatcatttgtagcactttacaacaattgtagaACCTACAAAGTagaccatactcgtagtgtcaccaggataaggtacctagccttatccatctactacagaccatttaggttatcacttaaacatgatccacccgtatgtctctacatacatgtgtAAGCTACAAgttaaccttggatgttagtttattcgttgtggttaatgaaaccaaaaaatggaataaaatatcatatattttattaaataaacaatgagcttgtctaaaacatttacaaactatagatcctacgagatttaggacatctaTCCCAACAGCACTCACATATGTCTATGTTATCAACCACCTTCCCTCTACTGTTTTCCACAATATGTCTCCTTTTAAGAGATTGTATGACACTTCTCTCTCTTATTctcttttcaaagtttttggttgtgCCTGTTTTGTTTTACTTCATTGTGAACCCtgagccctaatttctctacttgagtatgttccctactgagaccagtgtggtgagtaggttgatgttgAAAGTAATGTGTAATTATAGAGAAAAtggtgaaaaattagaagaaaagtgtgaatttgaaagcttgactcttgggtaaagcttggaaaaattggctaagtgtaaccCATGCGTTGGCCTTGCTCATTTTAGACATTGAAGGAAGCAAAAGTATGGTCAAGAGAAACACATGTGGCAGCCTCACGTTGTGCGGACATAGGCGTTGGGCATTGAGGTGCGCGCGtaggacgatcgtgtagtaaatgagCAGCACTACACAATTGGGTATGCGATTGTCTAGTAAGAAGTAGCACTACACGAGAGGTGGGTGGGTGTTAGcgttggacgatcgtgtagcaatgcgtGAAGCCTGGCGATGCGGTAGGCGATTGTGTAGCAGATGCGCGGCGCTAGACGAGGCGAAGGACCGCAATAAATGATAGCGCTATGCGTTGGACGATAGAGTTAAGCGATGGGGCATtggaactacacgatcaacaTCAGCGTTAGACGATGGCCGTCAGCGTTACACGATGAGCAAGAGCTGTGCGATAGATTCTGTGCTATATGATAGGCGCAgatgctatgcgatggtgctatgcgatgagctaggcgatgagacaagccatggtggacgcatggtgaaaCATCTTGTgttgctaaggcttgcggtaCATAAGGTTGTTATGTGTTAGTGATGTGCTATGTACTGAGAACATCCAAGGACATGTGGGCGCATAGGATAAGGCTAATACTATGAGTTGGCATTGAACGCATGGTGTGAACTATGCGACCTTCTATATGCGTTGGACATCTGAGGGCATatgggcgcataggacaaggctaatAGTATGCATTGGAAGAAtgttggtcataatcctagttgagcgcataggccaaaggtaagccatgcgagAGAGAAAGGTATGCGGCCAATGATGCGATGCCTTGAGTTTTAAATCAAGTGATGCGTTGATGAGAAAGCCACGAGTTGATGATGGCTAACCGAGAAAAGGATATTCGGCCAAAGatgagccttgcgagcatctagcatatgtggCCAAGTTGCATTAAtgggatgcacaaggtaagattGAATGAATGCATTTTGATGTTGGATAAATGCATTTGAGGTTGAATGAACGCATTTTGATgttggatggacgcatgcgcCAAGGGGTGGTGTCCGGACATAGGTATGTTGCGACAATTGGGTGGATGCATATGAGGTTGGATAGACGCATTTGTAGTTAGATGGACGCATTTGTAgttggatggacgcatatgtGGTTAGATGGACGCATTTGTGGTTGGACGGACGCATTTGCCAAGATCGCTTGCGATCATGAGAGTGTGGAATGCACCGATGGTGATGCTAAAtcatccagacatgtggcttgttgagaagaaatcttaggccttaagcaaatgaggtggatgcacaagaagacatgcaaatttaagcaTTATGTGTTGGCTAGGACACCTTAGATTGCGATGGCATGAAGGTTGCGTCAATAGTGAggggaaaagacacttggacatgcggccaagtatgaggtgtcgaccttggagagattttggatgcctataaatagggccaaggacttctcttcagatcataactcaaattctcttaaAAAGACATTAAGAAGAGTGTATGAAGGCTGATTATGAGGAAACTATGCGAATGCATGCATTGGTAGCAAAACTATGCGTCGGTCATAAAGTttcaagaggaggagatgctgtcggacaaTGAAGTCTGGaaatagcatcaacttgggacgaggatatCTCCTAgcatactcgtgcgtttggagtgattccaaagccacctgaaagctccgCAAGTTTAGTTTTCAGGTAGGGCTGCCGAAGAATAAGCTCCAAGTAATCGGGCTGGAaagtgaggaaaagacagaagggccAAGCTTTCGAGTAAGCCTGGGCCAATCTTGAGGATTTgatgatttcggccaaaccacgaggatttctgagctaagattttaagttATGCTTCCTGAGACATTGTAGAGCATGTTtacagaaggaagtatctcaagataaggcttagaactatgagtaatctgagctttaaattgaatctggatcttagggttcaaaagagagCCCGAGGTAACCAAGGAACTTATAGAGAGAAAGattcctaaacgaccaaggtgagtgactaaatatttacaatgttttaaagaaaccgtattttaaagaaagattattctcatgctagctagttttacaaagtaatttccaagcaaaccatgagttatgttttaaacgcatgccatgtatgaaagtttattgaaaaactatttatgtgtgtttaaatacacTAAGCATGTGTTAGTATCTTTatagacatgttttctatgcattACGTTTTACATGTTTTAAAGAGAGAGtcattttatgactagttttacttgaaactcgatatcgaaggacatttgagaaggtatccgaccaactcgatatcgaaggacatttgagaaggtatccgagtagctcgatactgaaggataagttttgagaaggtatctgagcaaaagtacctaaggtattatggtacttagtatggccacatgcacgtaggtagttaaagtcagagattgagcaaaagggttctctcttgagtagcAGTTGACGTTGAGATTTAACCACAGcaaggttattctcaactaaggaacagttttaatattgacaaaaacagctttatatgctttatgtctggaaaatgtttatactgcagtacaaggttactgtagaaatttatatttcagtttaatctctttattgagacttttgcatgataatcatttttctttcttaagtcactcactgggctagcaagctcaccctattttcaaatgttttcctttcccccaaGTAGCAGTCAAAACCtcagaagatagctctgcatttgctctgccactaaaggacaaagatattgtaacccgtctgttaggttattactgtaaatattgtacacatgttacagttgttcatatagggactaaggtttTGGGCATCAGGACttatgaaactagtaatgtaatcactctaaatatgttatgtttttaaacttaataaattttgCCTAAGAGGCATCTGCTGTGTATGAGTTACATGTTGGTATCAGAGATTTCCGCTAGatttattaggcagtaagtgccaataaaagggttgataactgctacagtcatatcctttcctaggctcagagagtagtctgggacgGGGTGTGACATTCATCCCCATGAACATTCCAAACTTGAACCTCAGGCTCGGTTGTGTTGCTTTCTTAGTTATGGAATTGAACATAAAGGATTTTGGCGTTAGGATCCCATATCCAACCGGTTACGTATCTCTCACCATGTAACAGTCTAGGAACATCGTATGTTTTCTAATATTTCTTCTTTCCATGCTTCCCTCCTTGGTACCTAATCATTCTTCACTAGTCCTACCACATATCTATTTCCTGCATATGAATCTTCATCTGAGTCTCCCACTCCACCCATACCAGAATGTGAGTCTTCCACTCCACCTATACCAGAGCTTGAGTCtcagtcttcttcttctactgcACTCTCATACCTACCATCTGTCCCTGATGTTGATCATGATCCTGCACTTGTTTGTCGGTCTGCCCGGGTAATAGAAACTTCATAGTATTTACAAGACTACCATTGTTTTTCCGCTACTATGTCCTTAGTTGAACCGTATTCCTAACATGAGGCTTGTACTAACCCTCTTTGGCAACAAGCTATGGATGAGGAACTTCAGGCATTAAACAAGACCCACACTTGGGAGTATATTTATCTACCGCTAGCAAGAAACCTATTggatgtaagtggatctataaaatCAAGATCCATTATGATGGATCTATCGAACGTTATAAGGCTCATCTGGTGGCCAAAGGATATTTACAAGAATATGgtattgactatgaagaaaccttcgcTCCAGTTGCACGAATGACATCTGTCGGGAGCCTATTGGTCGTAGCAGCTACCAGGCAATGACCCCTAATTCAAATGAATGTTAAGAATGCTTTCCTCAGTGGCACACTACTTGAGGAAGTGTATATGCAGCCACCACCTGACGTATCTTCTCTACCAAATAAGGTTTGTCTTCTTCATCATGCCATTATATGGACTCAAACAAGCTCCTCGTGCCTGGTTTACAATCAGTTCTACTATTACCAACTTGGATTTTCCTCCAGTACTCATGACTCTACCTTGTTTATTCGGAAAACTTCCCGTGGAATTGTTCTCCTCCtgttatatgtggatgatatgatCATTATTGGTGATGATCCTCGGGCTATTTCAAATCTCTAACACTATCTAGGAGAACATCTTGGGATGAAAGATCTGGGACCACTCATTACTTCCTTAGTCTTCAGGTTTTATCATGCTTTAATCGATACTACCTATCTTAAGAAAAGTATGCATCAGATCTATTAGCTCGTTCATGTATCACTGATTTTGCCACAACACCGACACCATTGGATTCCAATGTCCATCTGACCTCCTTTGATGGTGTTCCCCTACAGGATCCAACATTGTACAGACAACTAGTTGGTAGCCTTATTTATTTAACAGTAACTCGTTTAGATATAGCTTATGCAGTTCATATTGTCAGTTAGTTCATGTCCACTCCTCGCACTATCCACTTCACAGTTGTTCTTCATATTCTACGTTATGTTAAAGGTACACTAGGACATAGACTTCAATTCTCCTCTAAATCCTCTTTGGTTCTGTGTATATTCTGATGCTGATTGGACGGGCGATCCTACGGATAAATGATCTACCACAGGttactatttttatttgggTGACTCTCTCATTTCTTGGTGGAGTAAGAAACAAACGGTTGTCTCTCGATCTAGCATTAAATCAAAGTATTGTGCACTTGCTGATGCAACTTCAGAGGTCTTATGGTAGCGCTCGCTATTGGATGACATAGGGGCTCCTCAAAATTCTGCCACTATTCTTCACTGTGACAATCATAGTGCCATTCAGATAGCACATAATGATGTTTTTCATGAACGGACAAAGCATATTGAGACTAACTGCCACTTTGTCcgccattttcttcaaaattatactCTGCACCTTCAATTCATACCTACAACCATTCAACCGGCCGACATTTTCACCAAAGCCCTTCCCTCTGGACACATTCTTTAGCTACTATTCAAACTCAAGTTGGTTTCTACCctaccaccttgagtttgaggggaGATGTTAAATTGTAAAGTCAATCTTCTTCTGTTAGGATTTTCAGATGGTAGGTTGAGCTTTGTTAAGGGTTTTGTTAGCTATTTTTAGTTATTGTATcaagttatttatacctgtACAATTTTGTTATTGATCAATAGAATACATACAAAAATCATTCATTTAGGTCTTATTTCTCaacaaagaaaaagaggaaataTCTTTTAGGTTCCTAGATTTTAAGGCTAGTTTATTTAGCCTTCAAGTTTCAAAATACTacaaatttagttcttaaaaactgtttttttttttattattgtttttaaatataggaatATGAGCcaacatatttataaatataccaAATGTCATTGTAAGTGTTTATCACTCATAAATGGtggaattttactatatttgaaaatatttctaaccGTTTTgtcatatataacaattatcctttttgtttttgaaatttgattaagaattaaactcttttatttGAGAAAACTACAACAAACCATTttgagaaattgagagaaaacacacttaattttcaaaaacataaaaacaaaatagttaccaaatgagacttaagttttgagtttgatttcaatttaatctcgaAAATTGAACATGTTGCAATTTTATCCttgaaatttaagttttatttgaattaaCCTCAAAGTTTCACTAAATAATCACTTTagctatcaatttttatttcaatttgaatcGTTAAGTTGATTTACGCTTTTaacattaattttatttttaaaaataatgttttgggaaaaaaaaaaaaactaattttatacTATCACTAAATAAACGCAGCCCTTGACTTGTTCAAGTGGACCCCACTCTCCCCCCAATCGGCAAAGCGGAAATTGAGAGTCTTGAGAGTTTGGAGTGCTAAAAAGCCGAAGGCAGCAAAATCTTCAAAGACCATAAACAAAATTTCTAGGCGACATCCAGCTTCCATCTTCTCTGGTAAAAACCCTAGCTTCTCTTCTAGATCCATCCTTTCACTTTGATTTTCGATCTCTCAaccttgtttttctttaatatttggTGCTTGATTTTCTCGTTTAATTTCATCTGATTATCCCTATGTTGAATGTATGGCGTTACATTTTCTCTCTTGTTTGTTGAAATGAGGATTTATATTCTTTCCGATTTGGATTTCTTGGATCTGAATTTGATTTGGGGTAGGCGCAAGGATTTGTTTTCTGtaggtttttcctttttttattggCAAAACCTAGTTTCAATTTTCCTGGGGTATAGATTTGAGAGGCTGCGATGGTGTGCTGTTTAGTTTGAATGGATTTCTTAGGTTTTGACGTGTTAACTTCGTAATAGacgttttccattttttttttcctggatGATGTGGAGTTTCGAATGGATTAATCGCTTTTCTTTGGTAACCAATTTATGCATTTTCTGTGAGTGGAAGCCTATCCTAGGGTTCGTTGTCATGTTTGTTTTCTTTAACATAGAGAAATGCATGTATTATTGGAATAGAATACATACAACATAGGAGGGGAGGATGAGAAATTCAACCCATAACAGTAAGAGGTGAGAGTAGTAGATTCCTAGGAGATACATAATAATATCAATAAAGATAGCACAGAATGTTGTTGAATAAGATGGCCAACCATCATCCGTTGTGGCTCAAATGAGTTTCTGTGATAGATTACATTGTTTGATGGTGGAGAAAGTTTTGTTTCATCCCCTTTCAAAGATAAGGGAGATGTCTTGT
This region includes:
- the LOC120084591 gene encoding uncharacterized protein LOC120084591, yielding MKRREDDKEVFGSILSNLEKGQGLPEAGVVNQPVPLKEAMEEESRRSALDILDPKETANAESYEGPIRVALEEAAAERQLEGAEEKKKKKKKSKEKRDEEDEQAHRRFKREPEVTKELIERKIPKRPSPTTYLFPAYESSSESPTPPIPECESSTPPIPELESQSSSSTALSYLPSVPDVDHDPALVCRSARIHYDGSIERYKAHLVAKGYLQEYGIDYEETFAPVARMTSVGSLLVVAATSGTLLEEVYMQPPPDVSSLPNKVCLLHHAIIWTQTSSSCLVYNQFYYYQLGFSSSTHDSTLFIRKTSRGIVLLLLYVDDMIIIGDDPRAISNL